Proteins from one Methanococcus maripaludis C5 genomic window:
- a CDS encoding PRC-barrel domain-containing protein: MAIKISDLLNKKIYTTDAIYVGKVYDAMVDTDKAAISGIVITDVSSGCLSENIDDPTKKVVLPFNLISAIGNIILIKPPITGRF; the protein is encoded by the coding sequence ATGGCAATTAAAATTAGTGACTTGTTGAACAAAAAAATATACACTACAGATGCTATATATGTTGGTAAAGTTTACGACGCCATGGTTGATACTGATAAGGCTGCAATAAGCGGTATTGTTATTACAGATGTTTCAAGCGGATGTTTAAGCGAAAATATCGATGATCCTACGAAAAAAGTAGTATTGCCATTTAATTTAATTTCAGCTATAGGAAATATTATTTTGATAAAGCCCCCAATTACAGGCAGATTTTAA
- a CDS encoding DNA adenine methylase — MSNEAKPFLKWAGGKRRLLNQFEDHYPEELRTGKIKKYVEPFLGGGAVFFGLQSRYKFKKVVLNDINHELMLSYKVVQNNIEELISILKPIEENFNKMNFESQKVEYYRIRKEYNIEKLKIDKNEPADLVGNVAKFIFLNKTCFNGLYRLNKKGMFNVPFGRYIRPRIFDEPKLRAVNKALKNVIIMCEDYRNVEKYVDIDENTFLYIDPPYRPLPESVSFTSYSKEDFLENDQIELSNWFKYLDEMGAYLMLSNSDPTNTDPKDRFFEEHYAGFKIDKVSAGRIINSRVNGRRKITELVIKNYPK, encoded by the coding sequence ATGAGTAACGAAGCAAAACCTTTTTTAAAATGGGCCGGTGGTAAAAGACGGCTTTTAAACCAGTTTGAAGATCATTATCCCGAAGAATTACGAACTGGAAAAATTAAAAAATACGTGGAGCCATTTTTGGGCGGAGGTGCAGTTTTTTTCGGCCTCCAAAGTAGATATAAATTCAAAAAAGTAGTTCTGAATGATATAAACCACGAATTAATGCTTTCCTACAAAGTAGTTCAAAATAATATCGAAGAATTGATTTCTATTTTAAAACCCATTGAAGAAAATTTTAACAAAATGAATTTTGAATCTCAAAAAGTAGAATATTATCGAATAAGGAAAGAATATAACATCGAAAAATTAAAAATTGATAAAAATGAGCCTGCAGACCTGGTCGGAAACGTTGCAAAATTTATTTTTTTAAATAAAACTTGTTTTAATGGACTTTATAGGCTAAATAAGAAAGGAATGTTTAATGTTCCATTTGGGAGATATATTCGCCCAAGAATATTTGATGAACCAAAATTGAGGGCAGTAAACAAAGCTTTAAAAAATGTAATAATAATGTGTGAAGATTACAGGAATGTCGAAAAGTATGTTGACATTGATGAAAACACTTTTTTATATATTGACCCACCTTACAGGCCACTTCCAGAAAGTGTTAGTTTTACATCATATTCCAAAGAAGACTTTCTTGAAAATGATCAGATCGAACTCAGCAACTGGTTCAAATATTTGGATGAAATGGGCGCGTATTTAATGCTCAGCAATTCCGATCCAACAAACACGGATCCAAAAGACCGCTTTTTTGAAGAACATTATGCAGGATTTAAAATCGATAAAGTTTCTGCTGGAAGAATAATAAATTCACGGGTTAACGGAAGGCGAAAAATAACTGAATTAGTAATCAAAAATTATCCAAAATAA